AGGTACTTGGTCGGGAAGCCGCCGCCCATATTGACCATCTTCAGCTCGATGCCGCGCTCGGCGAGCGTGCGGAAGATCGACGAAGCGGTGGTCAGGGCCTGATCCCAGGCGCCGAGATTGGTCTGCTGCGATCCGACATGGAACGACAGGCCATAGGCGGTGAGGCCGAGACGATGGGCATGCTCCAGCACCTGCGGCGCCATCTCGGCAGCGCAGCCGAACTTGCGCGACAGCGGCCATTCCGCGCCTTCGCAATCCTGCAGGAAGCGGCAGAACACCTTGACGTCCTGGGCACCGATCAGCTTGGCCTGGCGGGCGATCTTCTCGACCTCCGGCTCGCAATCGACCGCGAAGAGGCGCACGCCATAGGCAAGCGCCCGGGCGATGTCCTTTTCCTTCTTGATCGTGTTGCCGAACGACACGCGGTCGGCGGCAACGCCGGTGGCAAGCGCCTGCTCGATTTCCACCACGGAGGCGCAATCGAAGCAGGAACCCATCTCGGCGAGCAGGTTGAGGATTTCGGGCGCAGGGTTGGCCTTCACGGCGTAGAACACGCGCGTGTCGGGCAGAGCCTTGGCGAAAGTCGCGAAGTTTTCGGCGACGACCTCAAGGTCGACGACGAGAATCGGGCCGTCCTCACGTCGGTTGCGGAGGAACTCGCGGATGCGGTCGGTCATGATAGCCTCCCCACAGGTCCCTTCAAGGACCCGAAAAGGGTTGAACCCATGGGCAAATCGCGCTTCCCGGGGCCGCTTTGGAGACGGAACACCGGTAACGGTCATCACCCGATGACGTTCGCCGAGACGTGATCACCGCTGGACCAGGCTGATGCCTGCCACCGGGTGAAACGCCTTCGTTTGGCTAGGGGGGAACCCTGACCGCACGGCCGGCAAGAAGAACAAGCCTCTTCAGTCGCCGGCTCTGGACACCGGCTGAGACCAAAAAAGCCCGATCGTCGTTGCTTCAAGTCGCGTCCTCTGCGGAGGGCAGAGTTCGCCGGTTTGCCTCCGGCTGCCGGTTAGGTATCGAAGACCCCGCGTCTTGCGACGCCCCTGGAACACGGCCCGGCAGATCTCCGGCGCATTCCCAAGTCTTCGGGCGGCTGTTCGGCCTCTTGTCCGAATGCCCACCAACCGGCACGCAACCACAGGCACGTGCGAAATTGGGCAAGGGGTAGATAGCAGATTCCGCCCCCCGTGCAAGACCTTTCATGCCTCCCGGAACAAGATTTTTTGTGTGGCCGATCATCGGCTTAACGAAGGTTCAGAAAGGCATCGCCGGTGGACAGGACAATCCGTCGCAGGCTACCGTCTGACGGTGTGATCCCCCCTCCAGTTCGAAGGCCCTCCCCCGCATGGCAGCAACCGTCGACCTCAGCGCGTACAAGGATGTTGTCCTGATCCTCGGCACGACTGCGGTCGCCGTTCCCATCCTCGGGCGGCTCGGCATTTCCTCCGCCCTCGGCTTCCTCGGCATCGGTGCCATCATTGGCCCCCATGGGCTCGGCCAGCTCGTTTCCGCACTGCCCTGGCTCCGCTATATCGCCGTGACGGACGAGGCCACCTTCGCCATGCTCGGCGAGCTCGGCGTCGTCTTCCTCCTGTTTCTCATCGGCATCGAGCTGTCCTACGAGCGCCTCACCCGCATGAAGAAGCTGGTGCTCGGCCTCGGCTCGGCACAGATCGTCGGCGCCATGACGGTCATTGGACTTGTCGCCTGGTGGGCGGGGGCAAGCGGCGCCGCCGCCATCATCATCGGCGGCGCGCTGGCCTTGTCGTCCACCGCCATCGTGGTCGAGCACCTCGCCGCCAAGCGCAGGCTGTCCAGTGCTTCCGGGCGCGCCACATTCGCTGTCCTGCTGATGCAGGATCTGGCGGTCATTCCGCTCTTGTTTCTGGTCGGTGCACTGGCGACCCGTGGCGGCGGCTCGGTGCTCGGCGGCCTCGCCATCGCGATGCTGCAGGGCGTGGTGGCCATCGCGGTCGTCGTCCTGGTCGGCCGCCTCATGCTGCGCCCGCTGCTGAAACATGTCGCATCCGTCGACGAACCGCAGGCCTTCATGGCCGCCGCCGTTCTCATCGTGGTCGGAACCGGCATGGTCACGGCCGCCTTCGGCGTCTCCATGGCGCTCGGCGCCTTCGTGGCCGGTCTCATCCTTGCGGAGACGGAATACCGCCGCGCGATCGAAGCGACGCTCGAGCCCTTCAAGACGCTGCTGCTCGGCGCGTTCTTTCTCTCTGTCGGCCTGTCCATCGATATCGCCATCATCATCAAGATGCCGCTGCTGTTCGCAGCCGCCTTCATTGGGCTGATTGCCGCGAAGATCGCTCTCCTCGTTCCGCTGGTGCGGCTGTTCGGACAGAGCTGGACGGTGTCGCTGCGCACCGCGCTGCTGCTGGCGCCAGCCGGAGAGTTCGCCTTCGTCATCATGGGGCAGGCCACTGGCTCAGGAATCATCTCCCAACCGCTGGCCGCCTTCATCACCACGCTGACCGCCTTTTCGATGGCGACCGTGCCCTTGCTCGACAAGCTCGGCCAGCTCTATGCCGACCGGATGAAAAGCGCCGTGCCTGTCGATCCGGCTCTGCTGGAAAGGCCGCCGACCAGTGCCGAAAAGCGCGTGATCGTGGTCGGCTACGGCCGGGTCGGCCAGCTCGTCTGCGAGATGCTCAAGGCCCACAAGGTGCCCTTTGTCGCGGTCGACCGCGATGCCCGCGAGATCAGCGACCTCCGCCGCCACGGTCACCCCGTCTATTATGGCGATGCCAACAACCAGGCCTTCCTCGAATCCTGCGGCATCAGGGAGGCCGCAGCCCTGGTCCTCACGCTGCACACTGCCGGCGCTCTGGACGAGATTGCCAGCCTTGCCCGCGCAATCCGCCCCGACCTGACGATCGTTGCCCGCGCCCGCGATGCCGACCACGCCAAGGCGCTCTACAAGCTCGGCGTCACCGATGCGGTTCCGGAGACGATCGAGGCGAGCCTGCAGCTCTCCGAAGCCGTGCTGTTCGACCTCGGCGTACCCGCTGGCCTCGTCATCGCCTCGGTCCACGAACGCCGCGACGTCTTCCGCAAGGAGTTGCAGGCGGCCGGCGCCGACCCGGGCCGGGTCAGCAAGGCGGTGCGCTCGAGGCTGGGCAGCTAGCCGCCTGTCTGACCGCGCGGCTGCCGGAGCATCGACCGGAGCAGGGTCATCTCGTCAACTCCCGGCCCGGTCCGCTGGAGCAGCGGTTTCAGTCGGCCATCGATCATCAGCATAGCGAAGCCGTGAACGAGCGACCACGCGCCCGCGATCTGCGCCGCCTGATCGAGGTCCAGGACCGAGGCGGGATTCGGCCGGCGATCGGCTGACTGGGCCAGCTGGACGAAGGATGCGTCAATGGCAGCCTTGAGCGCCGGGCGTTCGAGATCCAGCCGCTCGCCCCGGAACATCAGCAGGAACAGATCCGGCTGCGCCGTGGCGAATTCGACATAGGCTTCGCCGAACGCCAGGCCGCGCTCGGCCGGCGTTGCGGCGCCCTTGGCCTTGGCTTCCAGCGCGTCGTGGAAGCGGACGAAGCCCACGGCGGCCAGTTCGCTGAGCAAGCCCCGGATATCGCCGAAATGGTTGGTCGGCGCCGCATGGGAAACGCCCGCGGCGCGCGCCGCCGCCCTCAGCGTCAGGCCCTGAAGCCCTTCGGTGCGCAGGATGTCTTCAGCTGCCTTGATCAGTGCCTCATGCAGAGACCCGTGGTGATAGGGCGCCGCCCGCTCCTTTGCAGCAGCAGGGGCCGCGCCCTTGGCCTTCTTGGCTTCTATCATGACGCCCTTCAAAAAATGTTGTCACTGTAAATATTTTTGTTGACGCCCTGTCGGGTCATCGCTACAAGCATATTTACAGTGACAACATACAGACAAGGACAGCCATTGACAACCACGTCCCAAGGGATCGCCTCGCCAGCCTGACCTGATCCCGTTCCCTGTCATTCCAGTCCCTGACTTTCCCTTTCGCGGCCGGCACCCCGGTCCGCGCACGCCCTCCGCTTGCCGTCTCCGACCGAGGACGCCCAGCGGCAACCCAACAATCGGTCTGAAGGAGTAAGACCATGACCAAGACCCTCACCCAGTCCCTGCTCGCCCTCGCCGTCACTGCTCTTGTCTCGGCTGGCCCCGCCCTCGCCGAAGGCGGCATCGACAACGGTTTCGCCGGCACGCCGGAGCGCGACATCAGCCTGCAGGCTTCGCCCCGCGAGTTCCGCGGTCCCCATGCCCGCCCGCAGGCCTTCACCACCATCCAGGCGCCTGCCGCCCAGAGCCAGCTGAGCCAGCGCGACCGCAGCGATCTCGACCTGCTGCGCAACAATTGAGCCGGCTTCTTGTCCGGAACAGCCAAGACGCCGGGGGCGCTCCCCGGCGTCTTTGACATGCGCCTTCCCACGATCCACCCCACCCGCACGTAAAAACACCGCTTGCCGAGCCCCTGAACCTTTGCCATCATCAAGTGCTTATCGACGGCCCTCCGCCACACCGGGGGGCCGTGTCCGTTCCAAGGCCGTGAGGGCAATCGAGGACAGGATGAGCGTCAACAAGTCAGGCCATATCCGGATCACCTCGCATCCAGGAGCCGGGCAGGCCTCGCGCTTCGCCATTCACTGGGGCGCGGGCACGGCGGAACAGCGCGGACCGGTGGTCGCCACAGTCAATGCCGGCGCCGACCGCAACGCCATCGGCACCCATGGCGGCTCCTACGCGCTCTATCGCGCGCTCGCGGTCTCCGCCGGCGCGCTCAACCCGATCCAGCGGCCGGACCTCACCAATACCCATCCGGTGGTCGAGATCGGCCCCTTCCCGCAATGGTCGGAGCCCGGCCGCATCGTCTCCATCGACCCCTGGGGCCACCTGGTCGGCGAGAAATTCGGCAAGGACATTGCCGAGGGCGTCGATATCCGCCCGTCCATCGCCATCACCAAGGCGCGTCTGACCCTTCCCGAGCTGCAGCACGATATCGGCAAGCGGCTGAAGCCCGACGGTCAGATCGTCCGCGAGAGCGGCGACATCGCTTGCACCAAGATTGCCATCGATCCCGTCTGGTACCTGCCGGGCATTGCCGAGCGCTTCAAGACGACCGAGACGAACCTGCGCCGCACGCTCTTCGAACAGACCGGCGGCATGTATCCGGAACTGGTGACCAGGCCCGACATCTCGGTCTTCCTGCCGCCGATCGGCAACACCACGGTCTATCTGTTCGGCGATGTCTCGAAGCTCGGCGATCCCAGGACCTTCATCTCCGGCCGCCTGCACGACGAATGCAACGGCTCCGATGTGTTCGGCTCCGACATCTGCACCTGCCGGCCCTATCTCGTCCACGGCATCGAGGAAGCCGCCCGCGATGCACAGAAGGGCGGCGTCGGTTTCGTCGCCTATAACCGCAAGGAAGGCCGGGCCTTGGGCGAGGTCACAAAGTTCCTCGTCTACAATGCCCGCAAGCGCCAGGAAGGCGGCGACCAGGCAGCCACCTATTTCGAGCGCACCGAATGTGTGGCCGGCGTGCAGGATGCCCGCTTCCAGCAGCTCATGCCCGACGTCATCCACTGGCTGGGCATTCGCCGCATCGACCGTTTCATGTCCATGTCGAACATGAAGCATGACGCGCTGGTGGAGGCCGGCATCGACATTGTCGAGCGCGTGCCGATCCCCGCCGACCTCATCCCGCAGGATGCCTCGGTGGAGATGGAGGCCAAGAAGGCCGCCGGTTATTTCACGCCCGAGCTTCCGCCCTCGAAGGACGACCTCACCAGGGTGGTCGGCCGCAAGATCGAAGACTTCTGAGCGAAAAAGACATCATGGCCTTCGCCCAACTGGACGCGCCACGCGCCGCCCGCTCCCTCATGACCGCTTCCGCCGTGCGGGAGCGCGCGCAGAAGATGCTGACGCTCGGCCTCGACGACAAACTCTCTGCCTTCACGGTCGACATGGATCGCCTGCCCGCGACGGCCGACCTGGTGGTCGAGGTGATCCGCGCCAATTATCCCGACCTGAACATCCCCTTCCATGCCCGCTGGCGCCATTTCGTCGCCGGCGGCCGGGATCTCGGCCAGGAGGTGCTGGCCGGCATCGCCGATCCCGCAGCCCGCGGCCGCGCCGCCTTCGACCTCGCGATCGTCTCGGTGCTGCTCGATGCTGGTGCCGGCATGGGCTGGCGCTATCGCGATGCTGGGACAGGGCTGGAATTCTCGAAATCCGAAGGTCTCGCCATCGCCTCGCTGCGCATGGCGCAAGCGGGTGCCTTCGCCGACGACGGCCTGAGCCTGCGTGCAGACGCAGCCCGGCTCTCGAGCCTGACTGCCGCCGACATCGCCACCGGTTTTCAGGTGAGCGATGCCAATCCCCTCGTGGGCCTTGAAGGCCGCGCGTCGCTGCTGAGCCGGCTCGGTTCCGTCGTCGCCGCCAATCCCGCTGTCTTCGCCTCTGCCGATACGCCACGGCCCGGCGGCCTGTTCGACCACCTCGTGGCACAGGTGGAATCGGGCGCGTTGCCGGCAACGAAGATCCTGGCCGCTGTCCTCGCCCATCTTGGACCCATCTGGCCAAGCCGGGTGGTGCTGGGCGGCGTGCCGCTCGGTGATTGCTGGCATTATCCGCTGATCCGCGCGGGCGATGCCTCGGACGGGCTGATCCCGTTCCACAAGCTCTCGCAATGGCTGTCCTATTCGCTGATCGAGCCGCTGGAACAGGCGGGTATCACCGTCACCCATGTCGATGGCCTCACCGGCCTGCCGGAATATCGCAATGGCGGGCTCTTCGTGGACATGGGCGTGCTGGCTCTGCGCGATCCGGCCTCGGCAGCTGCCGCCAACAGTGTCGAATCCCTTCTGGTCGTCGAGTGGCGCGGCCTGACGGTTGCCCTGCTCGACGCCATTGCGCCGCTGGTGCGCGACCGGCTGGGGCTCTCGGCCGAAGCCTTCCCCCTTGCCCGCGTGCTGGAAGGCGGGACATGGTCGGCGGGGCGCAGGCTTGCACGCGAAGCCAGAGCCGATGGCGGGCCACCGATCCGGGTCGTCAGCGACGGTACCGTGTTCTGAGACGCGATAGTGATTCCACAAAGCCGGCAAAGCACCGGAGGGGCAGCATGAAGAACGTGACCGTGGTCGACCACCCGCTGGTCCAGCACAAGCTGTCGCTGATGCGCGACAAGACCCGCTCGACCAAGGGCTTCCGGCAGCTGCTGCACGAGATCGGCATGCTGCTCTGCTACGAGGTGACGCGCGACTTGCCCCTGGAAATGGTCGAGATCGAGACGCCGCTTCAGAAGATGATGGCGCCTCAGATCGGCGGCAAGAAACTGGTCTTCGCACCCATCCTGCGCGCCGGGCTCGGCTTCGTCGATGGCATGCTGGAGCTCGTGCCCTCCGCCCGCGTCGCCCATATCGGCCTCTACCGCGATCCCGCCACCCTCACCGCGGTCGAATATTATTTCAAGGCGCCTGAGGATGTCGCCGACCGTCTGGTCATCGTCATGGATCCGATGCTTGCCACCGCCAATTCGGCGATCGCTGCCGTCGAGCGCCTGAAGGAACGCGGCGTCAACAACCTCCGCTTCGTCTGCTTGCTGGCGGCGCCCGAGGGCATCGCCAAGTTCCACGACCATTATCCGGACGTGCCAATCTGGACCGCCTCTATCGACAGCCATCTCAATGATCACGGCTATATCGTGCCGGGCCTGGGTGACGCCGGCGACCGGATGTTCGGCACGAAATAAGATGGCTTGGGCGAATGCGCGTCAGGCCAAGCCTGGCGCTTTGCCGCTGCCGGCCGCGCAAACCACCAGCGACCGTTCACCTGATTGATGTCACCAGCCCCCCCAAACGCCAAAAGCCCGCCAGCTTTGGGGCTGACGGGCTTTCTGGATTGGTTGCGGGGGCCAGATTTGAACTGACGACCTTCAGGTTATGAGCCTGACGAGCTACCGGGCTGCTCCACCCCGCGCCACCATGGGAGGGACGGGCGCGTGGGCCGGTCCCTCAAACGCGAAGACCGCGCCTTGGGGGCGCGGTCTGTTGTCTGAACGAACGTGATGGTGTGTGAGTCTTGTCCTTTGCAGGCCTGGCAGCGACCTACTCTCCCGCGTCTTGAGACGAAGTACCATTGGCGCTGAGGAGTTTAACGGCCGAGTTCGGGATGGGATCGGGTTCAGGCTCCTCGCAACAACCACCAGGCCGGCGAAGGACAAGAGAAGCAAGCTGGTTTTTTGACGTAAATTCCGTTCGACCAATCCTCCAATAGGGAGGGCATTGGTCATGAGAGCGTTCAAGCCTATCGAACGATTAGTACCGGTAAGCTACACACATTGCTGCGCTTCCACACCCGGCCTATCAACGTGGTGGTCTACCACGGTTCTCAAGGAAGACCTCGTTTTGAGGTTAGTTTCCCGCTTAGATGCATTCAGCGGTTATCTATTCCACACATAGCTACGCTGCACTGCCGCTGGCGCGACAACAGCTCCACCAGAGGTGTGTCCATCCCGGTCCTCTCGTACTAGGGACAGATCCTCTCAAGTCTTCAACACCCACGGCAGATAGGGACCGAACTGTCTCACGACGTTCTGAACCCAGCTCACGTACCACTTTAATCGGCGAACAGCCGAACCCTTGGGACCTTCTCCAGCCCCAGGATGTGATGAGCCGACATCGAGGTGCCAAACGACGGCGTCGATATGGACTCTTGGCCGTCATCAGCCTGTTATCCCCAGAGTACCTTTTATCCGTTGAGCGATGGCCCGTCCACGTGGAACCACCGGATCACTATGACCGACTTTCGTCTCTGCTCGACTTGTCAGTCTTGCAGTCAGGCAGGCTTATGCCATTGCACTCAACGACCGATTTCCGACCGGTCTGAGCCTACCTTCGCGCGCCTCCGTTACTCTTTGGGAGGCGACCGCCCCAGTCAAACTGCCCACCATGCACTGTCCCGGACCCCGTTGAAGGGCCGCGGTTAGATATCCATGTCTACAAGGGTGGTATTTCAAGGATGGCTCCACTCAGGCTGGCGCCCAAGCTTCAAAGCCTACCACCTATCCTACACATGCCAACACGAATACCAGTGCAAAGCTACAGTAAAGGTTCATGGGGTCTTTCCGTCTGACCGCGGGAACCCCGCATCTTCACGGGGAATTCAATTTCACTGAGTCTATGCTGGAGACAGCGGGGAAGTCGTTACGCCATTCGTGCAGGTCGGAACTTACCCGACAAGGAATTTCGCTACCTTAGGACCGTTATAGTTACGGCCGCCGTTTACCGGGGCTTCGATTCAGAGCTTGCACCCCTCCTCTTAACCTTCCGGCACCGGGCAGGCGTCAGACCCTATACGTCGTCTTTAGACTTCGCAGAGCCCTGTGTTTTAGGTAAACAGTCGCCACCCCCTGGTCTGTGCCCCCACATACTGCTTGCGCAGCACATGGGCCTCCTTATCCCGAAGTTACGGAGGTAATTTGCCGAGTTCCTTCAGCATAGTTCTCTCAAGCGCCTTGGTATACTCTACCAGTCCACCTGTGTCGGTTTCGGGTACGGTCTAATGTGGGAGCTATTTCCTGGGACATCGCGGCCGCCCGAGAAATCCAATAATCCCGAACGACGGTAAACATCCGTCACTACCCACTGGCCCACGAATATTAACGTGGTTCCCATCGACTACGCCTCTCGGCCTCGCCTTAGGGACCGGCTAACCCTGCGCAGATTAACTTTACGCAGGAACCCTTGGACTTACGGCGACAGTGTCTCTCACACTGTTTGTCGTTACTTATGCCAGCATTCTCACTTCCGATACCTCCAGGCGCCCTCACGGGTCGCCCTTCACAGGCTTACGGAACGCTCCGCTACCACGCGTCTTGCGACGCATCCTAAGCTTCGGCTCGTGGCTTGAGCCCCGTTACATCTTCGGCGCAGGAACCCTTATTTAGACCAGTGAGCTGTTACGCTTTCTTTAAAGGATGGCTGCTTCTAAGCCAACCTCCTGGTTGTTTTGGGATTCCCACATCCTTTCCCACTTAGCCACGAATTAGGGGCCTTAGCTGTAGGTCCGGGTTGTTTCCCTCTCGACGACGGACGTTAGCACCCGCCGTCTGTCTCCCGAGTATTACTCCTGGGTATTCGGAGTTTGGTTAGGTTTGGTAGGTCTGTAGGACCCCCTAGCCCATCCAGTGCTCTACCCCCCAGGGTATTCACTCGAGGCACTACCTAAATAGTTTTCGCGGAGAACCAGCTATCTCCTAGTTTGATTGGCCTTTCACCCCTAGCCACACGTCATCCGAGTCTTTTTCAACAGACACCGGTTCGGCCCTCCAGTGAGTGTTACCTCACCTTCAGCCTGCACATGGCTAGATCACTAGGTTTCGGGTCTAACGCGACGAACTGAACGCCCTATTCAGACTCGCTTTCGCTGCGCCTTCGCCTATCGGCTTAAGCTTGCTCGTCACGCTAAGTCGCTGGCCCATAATACAAAAGGTACGGTGTCACCCTTGCGGGCCTCACCTGTTTGTAAGCGTCCGGTTTCAGGAACTATTTCACTCCCCTCGTCGGGGTGCTTTTCACCTTTCCCTCACGGTACTTGTTCGCTATCGGTCACTGAGGAGTACTTAGGCTTGGAGGGTGGTCCCCCCATGTTCAGGCAGGGTTTCACGTGCCCCGCCCTACTCGAGGACATACGATAGTTTACGCCTACGGGGCTATCACCCACTAAGGCCCGGCTTTCCAACCGGTTCGGCTTATCTTTCGTATGCCACTGGCCTGGTCCGCGTTCGCTCGCCACTACTAACGGAGTCTCTGTTGATGTCCTTTCCTCCGGGTACTTAGATGTTTCAGTTCCCCGGGTTTGCTTAAAACCCCTATTTTATTCAGGGCTTTATACCTCGCTACTGACAATTGGAAGCCAAAGACCGCACTTGATTGCTCAAGCACGGGCTCGGAGTTCCAATCATCGGAGGTGGGTTTCCCCATTCAGAAATCCACGGATCAAAGCCTGTTCGCGGCTCCCCATGGCTTATCGCAGCGTACCACGTCTTTCATCGCCTCTCAGTGCCAAGGCATCCACCGAACGCCCTTACGACACTTGATCGCTCTCATGATCGATGCCCACCCCTCGGCAGAAGGGTTCCGAACTCCTGAGTACGAGTATCGGATATCACGGGCATCGAACGGAATTTGACCAGCTTGCTTCATGATTTGACCAGGACTGGCGGTCAGGCACAGTCACACTGGAGACGGCTTGGCCCAAAGATCCCCTGTAACAGGAACCCCGGACACGACCGGTCAAATCACCTCTTCACGATGTCGGACAACTTCTGACCTGCTGACCCCGATGGGTCGGCTGGCAAAACCATTTTTCACTTGCGGATGAAACAGGGCGCTCAAAAGCCTCCTGGTGGAGCCTGTCGGGATCGAACCGACGACCTCATGCTTGCAAAGCACGCGCTCTCCCAGC
This region of Phreatobacter aquaticus genomic DNA includes:
- a CDS encoding type III PLP-dependent enzyme — protein: MTDRIREFLRNRREDGPILVVDLEVVAENFATFAKALPDTRVFYAVKANPAPEILNLLAEMGSCFDCASVVEIEQALATGVAADRVSFGNTIKKEKDIARALAYGVRLFAVDCEPEVEKIARQAKLIGAQDVKVFCRFLQDCEGAEWPLSRKFGCAAEMAPQVLEHAHRLGLTAYGLSFHVGSQQTNLGAWDQALTTASSIFRTLAERGIELKMVNMGGGFPTKYLKDVPAAEAYGASIFDALTKHFGNRIPETIIEPGRGMVGNAGIIEAEVVLISKKSDTDEVRWVYLDIGKFQGLAETMDEAIRYPIRTIHDEDAKVPCVLAGPTCDSVDVMYEKSPYMLPFSLSIGDKVLIEATGAYTTTYSTVGFNGFPPLDSICI
- a CDS encoding cation:proton antiporter domain-containing protein; this encodes MAATVDLSAYKDVVLILGTTAVAVPILGRLGISSALGFLGIGAIIGPHGLGQLVSALPWLRYIAVTDEATFAMLGELGVVFLLFLIGIELSYERLTRMKKLVLGLGSAQIVGAMTVIGLVAWWAGASGAAAIIIGGALALSSTAIVVEHLAAKRRLSSASGRATFAVLLMQDLAVIPLLFLVGALATRGGGSVLGGLAIAMLQGVVAIAVVVLVGRLMLRPLLKHVASVDEPQAFMAAAVLIVVGTGMVTAAFGVSMALGAFVAGLILAETEYRRAIEATLEPFKTLLLGAFFLSVGLSIDIAIIIKMPLLFAAAFIGLIAAKIALLVPLVRLFGQSWTVSLRTALLLAPAGEFAFVIMGQATGSGIISQPLAAFITTLTAFSMATVPLLDKLGQLYADRMKSAVPVDPALLERPPTSAEKRVIVVGYGRVGQLVCEMLKAHKVPFVAVDRDAREISDLRRHGHPVYYGDANNQAFLESCGIREAAALVLTLHTAGALDEIASLARAIRPDLTIVARARDADHAKALYKLGVTDAVPETIEASLQLSEAVLFDLGVPAGLVIASVHERRDVFRKELQAAGADPGRVSKAVRSRLGS
- a CDS encoding TetR/AcrR family transcriptional regulator is translated as MIEAKKAKGAAPAAAKERAAPYHHGSLHEALIKAAEDILRTEGLQGLTLRAAARAAGVSHAAPTNHFGDIRGLLSELAAVGFVRFHDALEAKAKGAATPAERGLAFGEAYVEFATAQPDLFLLMFRGERLDLERPALKAAIDASFVQLAQSADRRPNPASVLDLDQAAQIAGAWSLVHGFAMLMIDGRLKPLLQRTGPGVDEMTLLRSMLRQPRGQTGG
- a CDS encoding GTP cyclohydrolase II, producing the protein MSVNKSGHIRITSHPGAGQASRFAIHWGAGTAEQRGPVVATVNAGADRNAIGTHGGSYALYRALAVSAGALNPIQRPDLTNTHPVVEIGPFPQWSEPGRIVSIDPWGHLVGEKFGKDIAEGVDIRPSIAITKARLTLPELQHDIGKRLKPDGQIVRESGDIACTKIAIDPVWYLPGIAERFKTTETNLRRTLFEQTGGMYPELVTRPDISVFLPPIGNTTVYLFGDVSKLGDPRTFISGRLHDECNGSDVFGSDICTCRPYLVHGIEEAARDAQKGGVGFVAYNRKEGRALGEVTKFLVYNARKRQEGGDQAATYFERTECVAGVQDARFQQLMPDVIHWLGIRRIDRFMSMSNMKHDALVEAGIDIVERVPIPADLIPQDASVEMEAKKAAGYFTPELPPSKDDLTRVVGRKIEDF
- a CDS encoding URC4/urg3 family protein, which translates into the protein MAFAQLDAPRAARSLMTASAVRERAQKMLTLGLDDKLSAFTVDMDRLPATADLVVEVIRANYPDLNIPFHARWRHFVAGGRDLGQEVLAGIADPAARGRAAFDLAIVSVLLDAGAGMGWRYRDAGTGLEFSKSEGLAIASLRMAQAGAFADDGLSLRADAARLSSLTAADIATGFQVSDANPLVGLEGRASLLSRLGSVVAANPAVFASADTPRPGGLFDHLVAQVESGALPATKILAAVLAHLGPIWPSRVVLGGVPLGDCWHYPLIRAGDASDGLIPFHKLSQWLSYSLIEPLEQAGITVTHVDGLTGLPEYRNGGLFVDMGVLALRDPASAAAANSVESLLVVEWRGLTVALLDAIAPLVRDRLGLSAEAFPLARVLEGGTWSAGRRLAREARADGGPPIRVVSDGTVF
- the upp gene encoding uracil phosphoribosyltransferase; the protein is MKNVTVVDHPLVQHKLSLMRDKTRSTKGFRQLLHEIGMLLCYEVTRDLPLEMVEIETPLQKMMAPQIGGKKLVFAPILRAGLGFVDGMLELVPSARVAHIGLYRDPATLTAVEYYFKAPEDVADRLVIVMDPMLATANSAIAAVERLKERGVNNLRFVCLLAAPEGIAKFHDHYPDVPIWTASIDSHLNDHGYIVPGLGDAGDRMFGTK